The bacterium genome window below encodes:
- a CDS encoding DUF3592 domain-containing protein, with translation MLVTRQNHIPLPWLFMITIPWVVFYFMILTGGLSFLILNRLIDNPATLTFVVSLPGLILTFLPIGSYVNYMSDRIWTRWGRRKIFLLIWSAGSALVAILYPLAPNVTVFLGIMFLGAIFGLFGGPFEALKLEIVPSEMRGRSAAMGSWVSTAMNIAYYAAVIGCFNEVLPVWGRSINGVTLIYWCLAAASGILVFFYLFGIHEIKPTSTLTGEKFSFKKAWAAMTMPQLRYLYVFIIATAMVNASLGSMGMLLYINQWGYSMQEFGRNVAIGGFINLFLIPLAGIFADKGKNHRMTIWIICILIVKAFTLGTFLYYTCYLPDQRPTLVEIVFFSEVTAVFGLMAGMIYYPLVYDYVPRNLMGTYCAGAGIVGSITSYCTINGLGLFLYCWGSLFQPPAGEMMRVCLKQERPQTQVEQFLHEAGLATPAGGKAANRDVSVQPWYANGIVSDHGVCYEFRLRDNDGAKKMKRRDALKSEIETLASTLTTNRNSGSAATSLSRQEKELDAMRTEQAALDSELATRIEFWRREVLRGLGDQLMPEGSEILASTTTPAVVSQVAVTHKPTAAAVDKINKLLRAGDPSSIGVTIVRRDHDFALSVATLLPAGRDPQSTAERICQQVAQLANMTTPGLVITPCSVANAVVKPAVITDFALVEDPSRNFVSPVTRLVNALLVRFTELPTPDQKLHSLADSLSKGGRIGHARADALQNRNGVRITAVAADEKLDDLETWIKQMREKVRGDCASLKLTVLTPLIGKDVLPMKYNYMSGYLYTFALVAIGLILVVYFIYKERAGVVRKWGAEESQAAKQDVEEKKLAAAATAKASATPLPAETYETYTPGYLLPKVVFALLGMVVLVMGGMQAWPDLRLLATGERTEAIVVEVVARKQGQPDLTLRTQSELDAHEKTVSNAKDYNWTFFDVFAFETGSGHEIRFLRPVGSKLKPPMSLLDDDGLPTTATVLYDLRNPARSVLPYEHSSWLAPALTGFMGLIMVLVGGVFAWFARKPIRLSGSADINLTS, from the coding sequence ATGCTAGTCACACGCCAAAATCACATCCCCCTCCCTTGGTTGTTCATGATCACCATCCCCTGGGTGGTATTCTACTTTATGATCCTGACCGGTGGGCTCAGTTTTCTGATCCTCAACCGACTGATTGACAACCCGGCAACTCTGACCTTCGTGGTTTCGCTGCCGGGGCTGATCCTGACGTTTTTACCGATCGGTTCCTACGTCAATTACATGTCCGATCGCATCTGGACCCGGTGGGGGCGGCGCAAGATTTTCCTTCTCATCTGGAGCGCCGGCAGCGCCCTCGTTGCCATTCTATATCCCCTGGCACCCAATGTTACGGTTTTTCTGGGCATCATGTTCCTTGGCGCCATTTTCGGTCTTTTTGGCGGACCCTTCGAGGCGCTAAAGCTGGAGATCGTGCCCTCGGAAATGAGGGGACGTTCAGCGGCCATGGGGAGTTGGGTCAGCACCGCCATGAACATCGCCTATTACGCGGCGGTGATCGGGTGCTTCAACGAGGTGTTACCGGTCTGGGGACGTTCCATCAACGGGGTCACCTTGATCTACTGGTGCCTCGCTGCCGCGAGTGGCATCCTTGTGTTTTTCTACCTGTTCGGCATTCACGAGATCAAACCGACCAGCACGCTCACCGGGGAGAAGTTCAGTTTCAAAAAGGCCTGGGCGGCCATGACCATGCCGCAGCTCCGTTATCTGTACGTCTTCATTATCGCCACCGCCATGGTGAACGCCAGCTTGGGAAGCATGGGGATGCTCCTGTACATCAACCAATGGGGCTACAGTATGCAGGAGTTCGGCCGCAATGTAGCCATTGGTGGCTTCATCAACCTCTTCCTGATTCCACTGGCCGGCATTTTTGCGGACAAGGGTAAAAATCACCGCATGACCATCTGGATTATCTGCATCCTGATTGTCAAGGCGTTCACCCTGGGAACCTTCTTGTATTACACCTGCTATCTACCGGACCAGCGGCCTACCCTTGTGGAAATTGTGTTTTTCAGCGAAGTTACCGCCGTCTTCGGTCTTATGGCCGGCATGATTTATTATCCGCTGGTGTATGACTACGTTCCCCGCAACCTCATGGGTACCTACTGCGCGGGCGCCGGCATTGTAGGTTCGATCACAAGCTACTGCACGATCAATGGGTTGGGGCTGTTCCTTTACTGCTGGGGGTCACTCTTCCAGCCGCCGGCTGGCGAGATGATGCGTGTCTGCCTGAAGCAGGAACGACCGCAGACGCAGGTGGAGCAATTCCTGCACGAGGCCGGTTTGGCCACGCCCGCAGGCGGAAAGGCTGCCAACCGGGACGTTTCGGTTCAGCCCTGGTATGCGAACGGCATTGTGAGCGACCACGGTGTCTGCTACGAATTCCGGCTGCGGGACAATGATGGTGCAAAGAAGATGAAACGCCGGGACGCACTCAAGTCGGAGATCGAAACCCTTGCGTCCACCCTTACAACGAACCGGAACAGCGGCTCCGCCGCCACCTCCCTGTCCCGGCAGGAAAAGGAACTGGACGCCATGCGGACTGAGCAGGCCGCGCTGGATAGCGAACTTGCAACGCGTATCGAATTCTGGCGCCGGGAAGTGCTTCGTGGCCTGGGCGACCAGTTGATGCCGGAGGGATCGGAAATCCTCGCCAGCACAACGACCCCTGCGGTGGTGTCGCAGGTCGCTGTCACGCATAAGCCTACGGCCGCGGCGGTGGATAAGATCAATAAACTGTTGCGGGCCGGGGACCCTTCCTCCATCGGTGTGACGATCGTACGCCGGGACCATGACTTTGCTCTTTCCGTGGCCACACTTCTTCCGGCCGGCCGCGATCCGCAGTCGACGGCCGAAAGGATATGTCAACAGGTGGCCCAGCTGGCAAATATGACCACTCCCGGACTGGTCATTACACCTTGTTCCGTGGCGAACGCTGTTGTGAAACCGGCGGTCATCACCGATTTTGCCCTGGTGGAAGACCCCTCGCGTAACTTTGTGTCGCCTGTTACCCGCCTGGTAAATGCACTGCTGGTGCGGTTTACGGAACTGCCGACGCCGGACCAGAAACTCCATTCGCTCGCCGATAGTCTGAGCAAAGGCGGCCGGATTGGACATGCCCGTGCCGATGCGCTCCAGAACCGGAACGGCGTGCGCATCACTGCTGTGGCGGCCGATGAGAAACTGGATGACCTGGAGACATGGATCAAGCAGATGCGCGAGAAGGTTCGTGGCGATTGCGCCTCGCTCAAACTCACGGTGCTCACCCCGCTGATCGGCAAAGATGTGCTTCCCATGAAGTACAACTACATGTCCGGATATCTCTACACCTTCGCATTGGTCGCCATCGGTCTGATTTTAGTGGTATACTTCATTTACAAGGAAAGAGCGGGAGTCGTCAGGAAATGGGGCGCAGAAGAAAGCCAGGCCGCGAAACAGGATGTTGAGGAGAAGAAACTCGCGGCAGCAGCCACCGCCAAGGCGAGCGCAACCCCCTTGCCGGCAGAAACGTATGAAACCTATACACCCGGCTACCTTTTACCCAAGGTGGTTTTCGCGTTGTTAGGGATGGTTGTACTGGTAATGGGGGGCATGCAGGCCTGGCCGGATCTGCGCTTGCTTGCTACCGGTGAACGCACAGAAGCCATTGTCGTGGAGGTTGTGGCCCGGAAACAGGGACAGCCCGACCTGACCCTGCGAACGCAGTCTGAACTTGACGCCCACGAAAAGACGGTGAGCAACGCCAAAGATTACAACTGGACCTTTTTTGATGTGTTTGCCTTTGAAACAGGAAGTGGTCATGAAATTAGATTTCTTCGTCCCGTGGGGAGCAAACTCAAACCCCCCATGTCGTTACTGGATGACGATGGACTGCCGACCACGGCCACGGTGCTCTACGATCTCAGGAATCCGGCGCGCTCGGTATTGCCTTATGAACATAGTTCTTGGCTGGCACCTGCCTTGACCGGGTTCATGGGTTTGATCATGGTGCTGGTGGGTGGTGTCTTCGCCTGGTTTGCCCGGAAGCCCATCCGGCTTTCCGGGTCTGCCGACATCAACCTGACGAGTTGA